One window from the genome of Grus americana isolate bGruAme1 chromosome 2, bGruAme1.mat, whole genome shotgun sequence encodes:
- the BTD gene encoding biotinidase isoform X1, translated as MSLSLAASNRFMAYTMVDLCWKLSVCFFCYQVVSGRVKREGHYVAAVYEHESILSPNPTALVDRQSALELMGRNLDIYEQQVVAAARQGAQIIVFPEDGIHGFNFTRSSIYPYLDFVLHSQSVKWNPCREPYLFNDTEVLQRLSCMALKNKIFLVANLGTKQPCEHTDPHCPSDGRYQFNTNVAFDDDGMLVATYRKHNLYFEYAFDTPPEPDYKLFDTPFAGKFGMFTCFDILFFEPAVNLIRQYNLKQVVYPTAWMNQLPLLSAVEFQQAFATAFNINILAANIHHPTLGMTGSGIYTPVKSFIYHNMESYGGKLIVAEIPVITTDYKTNLESNERFGENLHPSCKTFTSPSMDDQVCFKEGQETSGRVSEKGSVQLPPLFYAEMMYDNFTFVPVWGEKGELQVCANTLCCYLSFRRVVLTDELYALGVFDGLHTVHGTYYVQACALVKCGGLSFSTCGQEVTDATALIDFQLWGNMSTPYIFPLLLTSGVTLDFADHMGWKNDHYFISKNRTSSGLLTAALYGRWYEKD; from the exons atgtCATTGAGCTTAGCAGCATCTAATAG atTTATGGCATACACCATGGTGGATCTGTGCTGGAAGCTGTCCGTTTGTTTCTTCTGCTATCAAGTTGTCTCTGGAAGAGTTAAGAGGGAGGGGCATTATGTTGCTGCTGTGTACGAGCACGAGTCCATACTGAGTCCTAACCCAACAGCCCTGGTTGATCGACAGTCTGCGCTGGAACTCATGGGCAGAAACCTAGATATCTATGAACAGCAAGTAGTGGCTGCTGCAAGACAG GGGGCACAGATCAttgtttttcctgaagatgGAATCCATGGCTTCAACTTTACCAGAAGCTCCATTTATCCTTACCTAGATTTTGTTCTGCATTCACAGTCTGTGAAGTGGAATCCATGCAGAGAGCCATATTTGTTCAATGACACAGAG GTTCTTCAGCGTCTGAGCTGCATGGCgctgaagaacaaaatattccTTGTGGCAAACTTAGGAACTAAGCAGCCGTGTGAGCACACCGATCCTCACTGTCCATCTGATGGAAGATACCAGTTCAATACCAATGTGGCATTTGATGATGATGGTATGCTGGTAGCCACATATCGCAAACACAATCTGTATTTTGAATACGCTTTTGATACTCCTCCAGAGCCTGACTATAAACTCTTTGATACCCCCTTTGCTGGCAAGTTTGGTATGTTCACTTGCTTTGATATACTCTTTTTTGAGCCTGCAGTGAACCTCATCAGACAATACAATTTGAAACAAGTGGTATATCCGACTGCCTGGATGAACCAGCTTCCACTCCTGTCTGCTGTAGAATTTCAACAAGCTTTTGCAACAGCTTTCAACATCAATATTTTGGCAGCTAATATCCACCACCCTACCTTGGGCATGACTGGGAGTGGCATATACACTCCAGTCAAGTCATTCATCTACCACAACATGGAAAGTTATGGTGGCAAGCTCATAGTAGCAGAAATTCCTGTGATTACCACAGACTACAAAACCAATTTGGAGAGTAATGAAAGATTCGGAGAGAACTTACATCCCTCATGTAAGACTTTTACAAGTCCCTCTATGGATGATCAAGTTTGCTTTAAGGAGGGACAAGAGACCTCTGGCAGGGTATCAGAAAAAGGAAGTGTACAGTTACCACCCCTATTTTATGCAGAAATGATGTATGACAACTTTACTTTTGTTCCTgtatggggggaaaaaggagagcTCCAGGTTTGTGCCAATACCCTTTGTTGTTACTTAAGTTTTCGGAGAGTTGTTTTAACTGATGAATTATACGCGTTGGGAGTTTTTGATGGGCTCCATACAGTGCATGGCACATACTATGTCCAGGCCTGTGCATTAGTAAAGTGTGGTGGTCTCAGCTTTAGCACTTGTGGACAGGAGGTTACGGATGCCACTGCTCTGATAGATTTCCAGCTATGGGGAAATATGAGTACCCCTTATATCTTTCCTTTACTGCTGACATCTGGTGTTACCTTGGACTTTGCTGATCACATGGGCTGGAAAAACGACCACTATTTCATAAGCAAAAATAGAACATCTTCTGGCCTACTGACAGCTGCTCTATATGGACGATGGTATGAAAAAGACTAG
- the BTD gene encoding biotinidase isoform X2 gives MAYTMVDLCWKLSVCFFCYQVVSGRVKREGHYVAAVYEHESILSPNPTALVDRQSALELMGRNLDIYEQQVVAAARQGAQIIVFPEDGIHGFNFTRSSIYPYLDFVLHSQSVKWNPCREPYLFNDTEVLQRLSCMALKNKIFLVANLGTKQPCEHTDPHCPSDGRYQFNTNVAFDDDGMLVATYRKHNLYFEYAFDTPPEPDYKLFDTPFAGKFGMFTCFDILFFEPAVNLIRQYNLKQVVYPTAWMNQLPLLSAVEFQQAFATAFNINILAANIHHPTLGMTGSGIYTPVKSFIYHNMESYGGKLIVAEIPVITTDYKTNLESNERFGENLHPSCKTFTSPSMDDQVCFKEGQETSGRVSEKGSVQLPPLFYAEMMYDNFTFVPVWGEKGELQVCANTLCCYLSFRRVVLTDELYALGVFDGLHTVHGTYYVQACALVKCGGLSFSTCGQEVTDATALIDFQLWGNMSTPYIFPLLLTSGVTLDFADHMGWKNDHYFISKNRTSSGLLTAALYGRWYEKD, from the exons ATGGCATACACCATGGTGGATCTGTGCTGGAAGCTGTCCGTTTGTTTCTTCTGCTATCAAGTTGTCTCTGGAAGAGTTAAGAGGGAGGGGCATTATGTTGCTGCTGTGTACGAGCACGAGTCCATACTGAGTCCTAACCCAACAGCCCTGGTTGATCGACAGTCTGCGCTGGAACTCATGGGCAGAAACCTAGATATCTATGAACAGCAAGTAGTGGCTGCTGCAAGACAG GGGGCACAGATCAttgtttttcctgaagatgGAATCCATGGCTTCAACTTTACCAGAAGCTCCATTTATCCTTACCTAGATTTTGTTCTGCATTCACAGTCTGTGAAGTGGAATCCATGCAGAGAGCCATATTTGTTCAATGACACAGAG GTTCTTCAGCGTCTGAGCTGCATGGCgctgaagaacaaaatattccTTGTGGCAAACTTAGGAACTAAGCAGCCGTGTGAGCACACCGATCCTCACTGTCCATCTGATGGAAGATACCAGTTCAATACCAATGTGGCATTTGATGATGATGGTATGCTGGTAGCCACATATCGCAAACACAATCTGTATTTTGAATACGCTTTTGATACTCCTCCAGAGCCTGACTATAAACTCTTTGATACCCCCTTTGCTGGCAAGTTTGGTATGTTCACTTGCTTTGATATACTCTTTTTTGAGCCTGCAGTGAACCTCATCAGACAATACAATTTGAAACAAGTGGTATATCCGACTGCCTGGATGAACCAGCTTCCACTCCTGTCTGCTGTAGAATTTCAACAAGCTTTTGCAACAGCTTTCAACATCAATATTTTGGCAGCTAATATCCACCACCCTACCTTGGGCATGACTGGGAGTGGCATATACACTCCAGTCAAGTCATTCATCTACCACAACATGGAAAGTTATGGTGGCAAGCTCATAGTAGCAGAAATTCCTGTGATTACCACAGACTACAAAACCAATTTGGAGAGTAATGAAAGATTCGGAGAGAACTTACATCCCTCATGTAAGACTTTTACAAGTCCCTCTATGGATGATCAAGTTTGCTTTAAGGAGGGACAAGAGACCTCTGGCAGGGTATCAGAAAAAGGAAGTGTACAGTTACCACCCCTATTTTATGCAGAAATGATGTATGACAACTTTACTTTTGTTCCTgtatggggggaaaaaggagagcTCCAGGTTTGTGCCAATACCCTTTGTTGTTACTTAAGTTTTCGGAGAGTTGTTTTAACTGATGAATTATACGCGTTGGGAGTTTTTGATGGGCTCCATACAGTGCATGGCACATACTATGTCCAGGCCTGTGCATTAGTAAAGTGTGGTGGTCTCAGCTTTAGCACTTGTGGACAGGAGGTTACGGATGCCACTGCTCTGATAGATTTCCAGCTATGGGGAAATATGAGTACCCCTTATATCTTTCCTTTACTGCTGACATCTGGTGTTACCTTGGACTTTGCTGATCACATGGGCTGGAAAAACGACCACTATTTCATAAGCAAAAATAGAACATCTTCTGGCCTACTGACAGCTGCTCTATATGGACGATGGTATGAAAAAGACTAG
- the HACL1 gene encoding 2-hydroxyacyl-CoA lyase 1 isoform X1, translated as MASGSGAEGEAVSGAQLIAESLKAQSIEYMFGIVGIPVTEIAIAAQAVGIKYVGMRNEQAACYAASAVGYLTGRPGVCLVVSGPGFLHALGGMANATMNCWPLIVIGGSSDRNQETMGAFQEFPQVEAGRLYNKLSVRPSSLEVIPAVIEKAVRTSIYGRPGSCYIDIPGDFVNLQVNKSSVKYVECCLPPPVSTAECSAVSEAASIIARSKQPLLIIGKGAAYSHAENNIRKLVDLCGLPFLPTPMAKGVVPDNHPNCVAAARSTALQHADVIILLGARLNWILHFGLPPRYQQDVKVIQIDICAEELGNNVRPAAILLGDINTVTKQLLEEFSKRPLKYPSNSEWWKKLREKISTNEERSKGLALQKLLPMNYYTVFHHIRELIPKDCILVSEGANTMDIGRTMLPNNYPRQRLDAGTFGTMGVGLGFAIAAAMVAKDRTPEKRVVCIEGDSAFGFSGMEVETICRYNLPILIIIINNSGIYTGLDADAWKEMLKFGDPATCVPPVSLLPNSHYEEIMSAFGGKGYFVKTPEELQNALKASITDKQTPSLINVMIDPQSERKKQEFPWLTRSNL; from the exons ATGGCGTCCGGGAGCGGTGCGGAGGGGGAGGCTGTCAGCGGGGCCCAGCTCATCGCTGAGTCCCTCAAGGCTCAA agtaTTGAATACATGTTTGGCATTGTTGGTATTCCAGTTACTGAAATCGCAATTGCAGCCCAAGCAGTTGGAATAAAATATGTAGGAATGAGAAACGAACAAGCG GCCTGTTATGCTGCATCTGCTGTTGGATATTTGACTGGCAG acCAGGAGTATGTCTTGTAGTGTCCGGTCCAGGTTTTTTACATGCCCTTGGTGGGATGGCAAATGCAACCATGAACTGCTG GCCTTTGATTGTTATTGGAGGCTCTTCTGACAGAAATCAGGAAACCATGGGAGCTTTCCAAGAATTTCCACAG GTTGAAGCTGGTAGGCTGTACAACAAACTGTCTGTCCGCCCAAGCAGCCTAGAAGTTATTCCTGCTGTTATTGAAAAg GCTGTAAGAACCAGCATATATGGTCGTCCAGGTTCCTGCTACATTGACATACCTGGTGATTTTGTGAATCTTCAGGTGAATAAGAGCTCTGTCAA GTACGTGGAATGCTGCCTGCCACCTCCTGTCAGCACAGCTGAATGCTCTGCTGTATCCGAAGCAGCATCTATCATTGCTCGTTCCAAGCAGCCTCTGCTAATCATTGGCAAAG gTGCTGCTTATTCACATGCTGAAAACAACATCAGAAAGTTGGTGGACCTTTGTGGACTGCCTTTTTTGCCTACACCAATGGCAAAAGGAGTAGTTCCTGATAACCATCCAAATTGTGTAGCTGCAGCAAGATCAAC GGCATTACAACATGCTGATGTGATCATCTTGCTTGGTGCAAGATTGAATTGGATTTTGCATTTTGGTCTTCCACCAAGGTATCAACAAGATGTAAAGGTTATTCAG attgATATTTGTGCAGAAGAGCTTGGGAATAATGTGAGGCCAGCTGCAATTTTGTTAGGTGACATAAACACTGTGACTAAGCAG CTCTTAGAAGAATTCAGCAAAAGACCACTGAAATATCCTTCTAATTCGGAGTGGTGGAAGAAgttgagagagaaaatatcTACCAATGAGGAAAGATCAAAG GGATTAGCATTGCAGAAATTGCTGCCTATGAATTACTACACAGTCTTTCATCACATCAGAGAACTGATACCCAAGGACTGCATCTTAGTAAGTGAGGGAGCAAATACCATGGACATTGGACGAACTATGCTTCCAAATAACTATCCTCGTCAAAG GCTTGATGCAGGTACTTTTGGAACGATGGGAGTTGGACTGGGTTTTGCTATAGCAGCTGCAATGGTAGCTAAAGACCGAACACCTGAAAAGCGAGTCGTCTGCATAGAGGGCGATAGTGCGTTTGGATTTTCTGGTATGGAGGTGGAGACTATTTGCAG ATACAACTTGCCAATCCTGATTATCATAATAAACAACAGTGGGATTTATACTGGTTTGGATGCAGATGCCTGGAAGGAGATGTTAAAGTTTGGAGACCCTGCTACATG tGTACCTCCTGTTTCTCTCCTGCCAAATTCACACTATGAGGAAATTATGTCTGCCTTTGGAGGTAAAGGATACTTTGTTAAAACGCCAGAAGAATTGCAGAATGCTCTGAAAGCAAGCATCACTGACAAGCAAACACCTTCTCTTATAAATGTAATGATTGATCCACAGtctgagagaaagaaacag gaattTCCCTGGCTGACTCGTTCTAACCTGTAG
- the HACL1 gene encoding 2-hydroxyacyl-CoA lyase 1 isoform X2: MFGIVGIPVTEIAIAAQAVGIKYVGMRNEQAACYAASAVGYLTGRPGVCLVVSGPGFLHALGGMANATMNCWPLIVIGGSSDRNQETMGAFQEFPQVEAGRLYNKLSVRPSSLEVIPAVIEKAVRTSIYGRPGSCYIDIPGDFVNLQVNKSSVKYVECCLPPPVSTAECSAVSEAASIIARSKQPLLIIGKGAAYSHAENNIRKLVDLCGLPFLPTPMAKGVVPDNHPNCVAAARSTALQHADVIILLGARLNWILHFGLPPRYQQDVKVIQIDICAEELGNNVRPAAILLGDINTVTKQLLEEFSKRPLKYPSNSEWWKKLREKISTNEERSKGLALQKLLPMNYYTVFHHIRELIPKDCILVSEGANTMDIGRTMLPNNYPRQRLDAGTFGTMGVGLGFAIAAAMVAKDRTPEKRVVCIEGDSAFGFSGMEVETICRYNLPILIIIINNSGIYTGLDADAWKEMLKFGDPATCVPPVSLLPNSHYEEIMSAFGGKGYFVKTPEELQNALKASITDKQTPSLINVMIDPQSERKKQEFPWLTRSNL, from the exons ATGTTTGGCATTGTTGGTATTCCAGTTACTGAAATCGCAATTGCAGCCCAAGCAGTTGGAATAAAATATGTAGGAATGAGAAACGAACAAGCG GCCTGTTATGCTGCATCTGCTGTTGGATATTTGACTGGCAG acCAGGAGTATGTCTTGTAGTGTCCGGTCCAGGTTTTTTACATGCCCTTGGTGGGATGGCAAATGCAACCATGAACTGCTG GCCTTTGATTGTTATTGGAGGCTCTTCTGACAGAAATCAGGAAACCATGGGAGCTTTCCAAGAATTTCCACAG GTTGAAGCTGGTAGGCTGTACAACAAACTGTCTGTCCGCCCAAGCAGCCTAGAAGTTATTCCTGCTGTTATTGAAAAg GCTGTAAGAACCAGCATATATGGTCGTCCAGGTTCCTGCTACATTGACATACCTGGTGATTTTGTGAATCTTCAGGTGAATAAGAGCTCTGTCAA GTACGTGGAATGCTGCCTGCCACCTCCTGTCAGCACAGCTGAATGCTCTGCTGTATCCGAAGCAGCATCTATCATTGCTCGTTCCAAGCAGCCTCTGCTAATCATTGGCAAAG gTGCTGCTTATTCACATGCTGAAAACAACATCAGAAAGTTGGTGGACCTTTGTGGACTGCCTTTTTTGCCTACACCAATGGCAAAAGGAGTAGTTCCTGATAACCATCCAAATTGTGTAGCTGCAGCAAGATCAAC GGCATTACAACATGCTGATGTGATCATCTTGCTTGGTGCAAGATTGAATTGGATTTTGCATTTTGGTCTTCCACCAAGGTATCAACAAGATGTAAAGGTTATTCAG attgATATTTGTGCAGAAGAGCTTGGGAATAATGTGAGGCCAGCTGCAATTTTGTTAGGTGACATAAACACTGTGACTAAGCAG CTCTTAGAAGAATTCAGCAAAAGACCACTGAAATATCCTTCTAATTCGGAGTGGTGGAAGAAgttgagagagaaaatatcTACCAATGAGGAAAGATCAAAG GGATTAGCATTGCAGAAATTGCTGCCTATGAATTACTACACAGTCTTTCATCACATCAGAGAACTGATACCCAAGGACTGCATCTTAGTAAGTGAGGGAGCAAATACCATGGACATTGGACGAACTATGCTTCCAAATAACTATCCTCGTCAAAG GCTTGATGCAGGTACTTTTGGAACGATGGGAGTTGGACTGGGTTTTGCTATAGCAGCTGCAATGGTAGCTAAAGACCGAACACCTGAAAAGCGAGTCGTCTGCATAGAGGGCGATAGTGCGTTTGGATTTTCTGGTATGGAGGTGGAGACTATTTGCAG ATACAACTTGCCAATCCTGATTATCATAATAAACAACAGTGGGATTTATACTGGTTTGGATGCAGATGCCTGGAAGGAGATGTTAAAGTTTGGAGACCCTGCTACATG tGTACCTCCTGTTTCTCTCCTGCCAAATTCACACTATGAGGAAATTATGTCTGCCTTTGGAGGTAAAGGATACTTTGTTAAAACGCCAGAAGAATTGCAGAATGCTCTGAAAGCAAGCATCACTGACAAGCAAACACCTTCTCTTATAAATGTAATGATTGATCCACAGtctgagagaaagaaacag gaattTCCCTGGCTGACTCGTTCTAACCTGTAG
- the HACL1 gene encoding 2-hydroxyacyl-CoA lyase 1 isoform X3, with product MANATMNCWPLIVIGGSSDRNQETMGAFQEFPQVEAGRLYNKLSVRPSSLEVIPAVIEKAVRTSIYGRPGSCYIDIPGDFVNLQVNKSSVKYVECCLPPPVSTAECSAVSEAASIIARSKQPLLIIGKGAAYSHAENNIRKLVDLCGLPFLPTPMAKGVVPDNHPNCVAAARSTALQHADVIILLGARLNWILHFGLPPRYQQDVKVIQIDICAEELGNNVRPAAILLGDINTVTKQLLEEFSKRPLKYPSNSEWWKKLREKISTNEERSKGLALQKLLPMNYYTVFHHIRELIPKDCILVSEGANTMDIGRTMLPNNYPRQRLDAGTFGTMGVGLGFAIAAAMVAKDRTPEKRVVCIEGDSAFGFSGMEVETICRYNLPILIIIINNSGIYTGLDADAWKEMLKFGDPATCVPPVSLLPNSHYEEIMSAFGGKGYFVKTPEELQNALKASITDKQTPSLINVMIDPQSERKKQEFPWLTRSNL from the exons ATGGCAAATGCAACCATGAACTGCTG GCCTTTGATTGTTATTGGAGGCTCTTCTGACAGAAATCAGGAAACCATGGGAGCTTTCCAAGAATTTCCACAG GTTGAAGCTGGTAGGCTGTACAACAAACTGTCTGTCCGCCCAAGCAGCCTAGAAGTTATTCCTGCTGTTATTGAAAAg GCTGTAAGAACCAGCATATATGGTCGTCCAGGTTCCTGCTACATTGACATACCTGGTGATTTTGTGAATCTTCAGGTGAATAAGAGCTCTGTCAA GTACGTGGAATGCTGCCTGCCACCTCCTGTCAGCACAGCTGAATGCTCTGCTGTATCCGAAGCAGCATCTATCATTGCTCGTTCCAAGCAGCCTCTGCTAATCATTGGCAAAG gTGCTGCTTATTCACATGCTGAAAACAACATCAGAAAGTTGGTGGACCTTTGTGGACTGCCTTTTTTGCCTACACCAATGGCAAAAGGAGTAGTTCCTGATAACCATCCAAATTGTGTAGCTGCAGCAAGATCAAC GGCATTACAACATGCTGATGTGATCATCTTGCTTGGTGCAAGATTGAATTGGATTTTGCATTTTGGTCTTCCACCAAGGTATCAACAAGATGTAAAGGTTATTCAG attgATATTTGTGCAGAAGAGCTTGGGAATAATGTGAGGCCAGCTGCAATTTTGTTAGGTGACATAAACACTGTGACTAAGCAG CTCTTAGAAGAATTCAGCAAAAGACCACTGAAATATCCTTCTAATTCGGAGTGGTGGAAGAAgttgagagagaaaatatcTACCAATGAGGAAAGATCAAAG GGATTAGCATTGCAGAAATTGCTGCCTATGAATTACTACACAGTCTTTCATCACATCAGAGAACTGATACCCAAGGACTGCATCTTAGTAAGTGAGGGAGCAAATACCATGGACATTGGACGAACTATGCTTCCAAATAACTATCCTCGTCAAAG GCTTGATGCAGGTACTTTTGGAACGATGGGAGTTGGACTGGGTTTTGCTATAGCAGCTGCAATGGTAGCTAAAGACCGAACACCTGAAAAGCGAGTCGTCTGCATAGAGGGCGATAGTGCGTTTGGATTTTCTGGTATGGAGGTGGAGACTATTTGCAG ATACAACTTGCCAATCCTGATTATCATAATAAACAACAGTGGGATTTATACTGGTTTGGATGCAGATGCCTGGAAGGAGATGTTAAAGTTTGGAGACCCTGCTACATG tGTACCTCCTGTTTCTCTCCTGCCAAATTCACACTATGAGGAAATTATGTCTGCCTTTGGAGGTAAAGGATACTTTGTTAAAACGCCAGAAGAATTGCAGAATGCTCTGAAAGCAAGCATCACTGACAAGCAAACACCTTCTCTTATAAATGTAATGATTGATCCACAGtctgagagaaagaaacag gaattTCCCTGGCTGACTCGTTCTAACCTGTAG